The Tripterygium wilfordii isolate XIE 37 chromosome 21, ASM1340144v1, whole genome shotgun sequence genome segment ACACCCTATATATCTTGATCTCCACCTCGCCAACTCGCTGCAGTTCCGGTTTGGACTTAATATGGTGGTCATCCCTTATCTTGGTCTTCTACGTATGTCGTTTTGCAGTCAATGCATAAGGGCGTTTTTCATGGCATATGCATTGTTAGGGCCCGTTTGTTTAACAATTTTTGaacacaatatatgctactagtAACATATATTGTGGTCAtgcaccaaacaacaatttctgGGTGTGTATTCCGAGGCAATATGAAGGCAATTTTATGGTCCTTTCAAAATTGTCCAGAAATGGACCATTCTCAAACATTTTACAACCATTTTCCACTGATGCCCCAGATATTTCATTAAACTGACTATTATGCCCTTATTGTTACCTCAGTTACTGCTACCCATTTCTATCATCCCACGCGAGTTTTTTTCGTCTGAGCTTATCCCAATTGCGCAGCCCCTCCACGGGATTTCTCCAATATGGTGAAACGGGCGTGTGAGATGGAGCATAATTGGGAGCCGTCTGATGAAGATCATAAGGTGTGAGATGGGGCATAATTCGTCGCTTATGGTATTAGCAGGGAAAGAGACGTATGGTGTTATCTTAATTCTTGGTGAATCAACGACGaagtgaacatatatatatatatatatttatttatttatttgaattaaaatgttttattaatatttaagaaactatttattatttattttactgtTTATTTGGATATGTTTTACAAGTTAAAAAcataatacccctacacgtaatttaaCACATAATTTTAacaacatatatgctaccagtaaaagtacaaccaaacaccacaaacATTTCAGgcaccatatatgctaccatttatTACCACCATATATACTACCACAATATATACtaccatatatgctactgtcaaaattgtctaccaaacggacccttaaTGTCAAAGTGTCAAGCCTCCAGCCGATGCTTCAGAGTCAATTCGCAGACTGACAAGAGCGATATGCTTCTAAATATTAAATCGACTAAAAGTCATCAACACCCCCTTGTGATTGAGGTCATTTTTAAGTACACTCCTCATTCAAATCGTAAGAATGACACTTTGTTTAAGCAGCACGCAACTCCCTCCATCCATGTTTTGATTCAAAGGGCAAAGAAGAGGCAAAAATTGGATCATTGACCTTACCTGTGGTTACTAAAACTGTGGAGAGTGCATTTTCAGCTATGAATATTGTGAATAGCGATTGCGAAATAGAATGAGAGATAAATTGCTCAATGATTATTTAGATACATACATTGTGAAATCGATGCTTACATTGTGAAATTACTATTGTGCCcatcttttttttgttatgttttaaGGCCACATGGAGTCAACCACGTTGTTTCATCATTTAACTCTTCAGTAGACGGCAAAAACTGTGTAATCACAAGTATTTTTATGCACCAAAACCTAGGCGTTTCTTTCACAAGAGGGCACTGTTTTGGTCTTCAATTGCATTCAATTACGTGTCAGGCACAGATTCTGATTCTGAACACTGGTTGGTTGGAAACTGCAGTAGCTATAATTTAACCAGCCAGCAGAGAAGGACTACTACTGAAGAATTGCCAACCTGCTTGAAGTCGTCCTCTAGCTTTATACATGGAAATGGAAGCTCGTAATAAATATGTTTTAATACGAGCTCAGCTGGTAATTGTACGTAGAatcatattatattataaaaAGGAGAAGTCCTTCCATAGAAACCCTAGCTATCAGAATActtgatgtatatatatatatatatatatatatctgaacACAAGTGGTAACAACATCAAACTTGATGATTAATGCAAGAACCCCATCTCCAACCACCTATTACGTATACATCTTTGCCTATTTTTCGTATGTCCTTCACAAAACATATTAATTGCATTCTAATTCCTTCAACTTTTTACACAAATCACCTCTATATAGATGGATAGTTACCCTCTGGCTCTGTGTGCAACTGTGCATGTGTCCGTACTGGTATGTAGAAATTTTTAAAGAAAACCGTGTTATTATTTGTACGGGCGGTAATTATATCTAAGAGATGAAAATTAATGTGTGCAGTTGGTAGACCAAACTCATTCACTCTCCCTCACCCTCTCATGCTTATATAGAACAGAAGCTCCTTGTAACATACCATGTAATGTTTTCCAACTTCTCTGTGCACTAAAAATGGAGGACTTGCTAGACTTCCTCGTACTTTGTTTTTCCGCCACCTTTATCTTCTTATGGTGGAGACACTGGTCCGTCACCGGTGGCGGCCATAAGAACCTCCCGCCGGGTCCTCCGGGGTGGCCAATCGTCGGCAATCTCTTCCAAGTCATACTCCAACGCAAGCCCTTCATTTTTATCGTCCGTGATTTACGGGCAAAGTACGGTCCCATCTTCACCATGCAAATGGGCCAACGAACTCTTGTTATTGTCACCAGTTCTGGTCTGATCCATGAAGCCCTAGTTCAAAGGGGCCCAACCTTCGCTTCTCGGCCCATGGACTCGCCGATCCGGCTTGTGTTCAGCGTAGGCAAATGCGCCATTAATTCCGCTGCATACGGCCCACTCTGGCGGTCCTTGAGGAGGAACTTTGTTTCGGAGCTGATAAGCCCAGTGAGAGTGAAGCAGTGTAGCTGGATACGTAAATGGGCTTTGGAGAACCACATGAAGAGGCTCAAAACGGAGTCGTTTCAGAACGGGTTTGTTGAGGTAATGAGCAACTGTAGACTCACTATCTGTAGCGTCTTAATTTGTCTATGTTTTGGTGCAAAAATTTCTGAAGATCGTGTGGCTGAGATTGAAAGTGTACTGAAAGAAGTTATGTTAATGACAACACCAAAGCTTCCAGATTTCTTGCCAATTTTGGCTCCATTGTTTCATCGTCAAATGAGAGAAGCAAAAGAGCTGAGAAAGAAACAAATGGAGCGTTTGGTTCCACTGATAAGGAAAAGAAGAGAGTTTGTGGATAATGGTGAGAGGCCCAATTTGGAAATGGTGAGCCCAGTTGGTGCGGCCTATGTTGACACACTGTTTGGGCTGAGTCCAGTGGGCCGAGGCTCATTAGGTGAAGAAGAGATTGTTACATTATGTTCAGAAATTGTTAGTGCGGGGACTGACACTAGTGCGATGACTGTTGAATGGGTTTTGCTCCACCTGGTCCAAAACCAAGAGATTCAACAAAAGTTGTACGATGAAATTGTTGGACTTGTTGGGAGAGATGGGCTGGTTATGGAAGAACATGTGGAGAAGATGGCGTATCTTGCTGCGGTGGTTAAGGAGAGTTTCCGGCGACACCCGCCGAGTCATTTTTTGTTATCACACGCGGCGACGGAGGAGACGGAGCTAGGTGGGTACACGATACCGGCGGATGTGAATGTTGAGTTCTACACTGCGTGGGTGACTGAGGATCCGGATATGTGGGAGGATCCAGGTGAGTTCCGACCCGAGAGGTTCTTGGATGGGGGTGATGGGGTTGACGTGGACGTGACGGGGACACGTGGCGTGAAGATGTTGCCTTTTGGGGCGGGGAGGAGGATTTGCCCGGCTTGGAGCTTGGGTGTGTTGCATGTGAACCTTCTTCTTGCAAGGATGGTACATGCTTTTAGGTGGTTGCCGGTTCCGGGTTTCCCACCCGACCCGACTGAGACATTCGCTTTTACAGTCGTGATGAAAAATCCTCTTAAGGCTGTTATATTGCCTAGGTAAACAGATAtagtcaaagttattataaatttataatattccCATTAAAATAAATGATTTTGCCATTTATGTTTTTTCTCGTCATATCTGGGTTCTATGTATCTTGGGGTTGAGCAAATGATGCTTGGTAGGAGTGTTTGTGGTCGATTTcaaacgattttttttttacataaattaaacCGATCAAGTTGTCGACTTGGTAggttttgatgatttttctgAATAACTCTAATGCTTGGTGTATTTTACTATTTGAAGGTCGCTATTTAATATCAAAACAAACACATTAATGAGAATGGTCTCTTCAGCATTGTGAAATGTGAATATATCGGGcttgtttgggagtgttgtcaactgctgtgaggtgtggtgaggtgctgtgaggtaaaaaattaTGGTGCTGTGAGATGAGTTGGTACGCAAAAAGCTATTTGGcgtatcatttttaaaactgtgacGCGGTACTGTGAGGTgtgtttggcgtatctaaattacgattatattagatgattaataatattactataaaatcacttaacgtttacattgtacattaatctaaaataaaataattgacttaatttgattacgtaggacaattcaacatatattgtaagcgtttgggagtgctgtaaGGTGTGAtgaggtgttgtgaggtaaaaagttgtggtgctgtgaggtgagttgaaactcaaaagttgtttggcgtatcacaaaaaactgtggtgctgtgaggtgtgttgcaactgaacacagttgcaacacactgccaaactcatacatCATTTTCATGTGGAATTTTTGTAGGGTGTGAATGTAGAATAGATATGGTCAAATTTGAGTATCTCAATTAAAAGGATTAGTTTCATCCAACTCACCATCTGTATTATTATGTTCCGTATAGTCTCTATGTTGCATTTAGTATCCCTAATATTATGTCCCATATTCTAGATGGTGCACTCACCATCCCTTATCGAGCTCCTAGAAAAATCTTTGCCAAACGTTCTCCTTAAATTCTCccgaatttttatcaaaaacaaataaataatatgcATTATGAAACTATTCGTTTTGGGCCAAGACTCGCACAGTTTTAAAAGTATCATGGTtgttgatgtgtcaaatatatacatacatttgtgcatcctttacacataagttcattgcattttgagttgattaagagttaatattgcctaagaaagctatatttgcatattgtaggtgtcaaggcaagaaatggaggaaaagagtgcaaaatgaagacttggagcccaggactaatttccgatcgatcggccatattcccgatcgatcggacctgccaaaacacctaaaaatatcatcgagacagattgtatttccaatcgatcggactattcccgatcgatcggagtactattcacagcactgcgcagtttcgcggaaaagacccgaattcacgtgtttctaagccaaaacgaccccaacttgttttggaaacgacataagagtttggagaagtataaaagggcataagatagggttttggagaagagcttggaggctggggagctggatttcgtgctacctccattggagagcttggag includes the following:
- the LOC119990008 gene encoding cytochrome P450 77A3-like, yielding MEDLLDFLVLCFSATFIFLWWRHWSVTGGGHKNLPPGPPGWPIVGNLFQVILQRKPFIFIVRDLRAKYGPIFTMQMGQRTLVIVTSSGLIHEALVQRGPTFASRPMDSPIRLVFSVGKCAINSAAYGPLWRSLRRNFVSELISPVRVKQCSWIRKWALENHMKRLKTESFQNGFVEVMSNCRLTICSVLICLCFGAKISEDRVAEIESVLKEVMLMTTPKLPDFLPILAPLFHRQMREAKELRKKQMERLVPLIRKRREFVDNGERPNLEMVSPVGAAYVDTLFGLSPVGRGSLGEEEIVTLCSEIVSAGTDTSAMTVEWVLLHLVQNQEIQQKLYDEIVGLVGRDGLVMEEHVEKMAYLAAVVKESFRRHPPSHFLLSHAATEETELGGYTIPADVNVEFYTAWVTEDPDMWEDPGEFRPERFLDGGDGVDVDVTGTRGVKMLPFGAGRRICPAWSLGVLHVNLLLARMVHAFRWLPVPGFPPDPTETFAFTVVMKNPLKAVILPR